In Geobacter sp., a single window of DNA contains:
- a CDS encoding RluA family pseudouridine synthase, translating into MTTIELEFPLDHGTERLDLFVATSLAELSRSAVHRLIESGMITVNGATARPSVKLKGGDRIVVTQPPPVSAEAAPEAIPLEVLYEDGDLIVVNKPAGMVVHPGAGNPSGTLVNALLAHCTDLSGIGGELRPGIVHRIDKDTSGVLLAAKNDRAHQHLAHQFKEHTITRIYCALVFGSPKTDSGKIESAIGRHPVDRQRMSSKARHGKHAVTHWKVLARYPGVTLLKLRLQTGRTHQIRVHLSEAGYPLVGDQLYGSSGRLAGVANTRVRAVLKGMHRQALHAKTLGFIHPTSGEYLKFDTDLPEDMALIVSELEGLEGP; encoded by the coding sequence GTGACGACCATAGAGCTGGAATTCCCCCTAGATCACGGCACGGAACGGCTGGACCTGTTCGTTGCCACGTCCCTGGCAGAACTGTCCCGATCGGCGGTACACCGTCTGATCGAGTCGGGGATGATCACCGTCAACGGTGCAACGGCCAGGCCCTCGGTCAAGCTGAAGGGGGGAGATCGGATCGTCGTGACACAGCCGCCGCCGGTCAGCGCCGAGGCCGCCCCGGAAGCGATACCGCTGGAAGTCCTGTACGAAGACGGCGACCTCATCGTCGTCAACAAGCCCGCCGGCATGGTGGTCCATCCCGGGGCGGGCAATCCGTCGGGAACCCTGGTAAACGCGCTGCTCGCCCACTGCACCGACCTGTCGGGCATCGGCGGTGAGCTCCGCCCCGGCATCGTCCACCGGATCGACAAGGATACGTCGGGAGTCCTCCTGGCTGCCAAAAACGACCGCGCCCATCAGCATCTCGCCCACCAGTTCAAGGAGCACACCATCACCCGGATCTATTGCGCCCTGGTCTTCGGTTCGCCCAAGACGGATTCGGGCAAGATCGAATCGGCCATCGGCCGCCATCCGGTGGATCGCCAGCGGATGTCCAGCAAGGCCCGCCACGGCAAGCACGCCGTCACCCACTGGAAGGTGCTGGCGCGCTACCCCGGCGTTACGCTGCTTAAGCTCCGCCTGCAGACCGGCAGGACCCACCAGATCAGGGTCCACCTCTCCGAGGCAGGCTACCCCCTGGTGGGAGACCAGCTCTACGGCAGCAGCGGCCGCCTGGCCGGCGTTGCGAACACTCGGGTCCGGGCAGTGCTCAAGGGGATGCACCGTCAGGCCCTGCACGCCAAGACCCTCGGCTTCATCCACCCGACCAGTGGAGAATACCTGAAATTCGACACCGACCTTCCCGAAGACATGGCCCTGATCGTAAGCGAACTCGAAGGGCTTGAAGGACCATAA
- a CDS encoding NAD(P)H-binding protein — MHTGDDIVLVTGATGFIGQRLVKALLDEGRRVRCLVRREDARLPTGAEVVTGDLLMPVGLAAAFAGVSVAYYLVHAMAGGRAGFERRDRQAAANFVTAANKAGLQRTIYLGGLGETGGELSEHLASRLEVAAILKGGKFSTTFLRAAVIIGAGGASFEMIRALVERLPLMITPRWVSTRCQPIAVGDVIGYLTGCLREEKTAGETFDIGGPEVLTYREMMERFAHLTGRTCMILTVPFLTPKLSSYWVGFITPVKPSISMPLIEGLANEVVCRDHRIRELLPLPLTSYDEAVRIALAEEQKSG, encoded by the coding sequence ATGCATACTGGCGACGATATTGTTCTGGTTACCGGGGCAACGGGTTTCATCGGTCAAAGGCTGGTGAAGGCGCTTTTGGATGAGGGGCGGCGCGTGCGTTGCCTGGTTCGCCGGGAGGATGCCAGGCTCCCGACCGGAGCTGAGGTGGTCACGGGGGATCTCCTGATGCCGGTCGGGCTGGCTGCCGCCTTTGCCGGGGTCTCTGTTGCCTACTACCTGGTGCATGCCATGGCCGGTGGGCGGGCAGGTTTCGAACGGCGCGACCGGCAGGCAGCGGCGAATTTCGTCACTGCCGCCAACAAGGCCGGCCTGCAGCGGACGATCTACCTGGGCGGGCTCGGTGAGACCGGTGGCGAGCTTTCCGAGCACCTTGCCAGCCGGCTCGAAGTTGCTGCCATCCTCAAGGGGGGGAAGTTCAGCACCACCTTCCTCCGTGCGGCGGTCATCATAGGCGCAGGGGGAGCCTCTTTCGAGATGATCCGCGCCCTGGTGGAGCGGTTGCCGCTCATGATAACACCGCGCTGGGTTTCGACCCGCTGCCAGCCCATTGCCGTCGGCGATGTGATCGGCTACCTCACCGGCTGCCTGCGGGAAGAAAAGACAGCCGGCGAGACATTCGATATCGGCGGTCCCGAAGTTCTGACCTACCGGGAGATGATGGAGCGGTTCGCACACTTGACCGGCAGGACCTGCATGATACTGACCGTCCCTTTCCTGACGCCGAAGCTGTCATCCTATTGGGTGGGTTTTATCACGCCGGTAAAGCCCTCCATCTCCATGCCGTTGATCGAAGGCCTGGCCAACGAGGTGGTCTGCCGCGACCACCGGATCAGGGAACTCCTGCCGTTACCGCTCACATCGTATGACGAGGCAGTCAGGATAGCCCTTGCCGAAGAGCAAAAATCAGGTTAA
- a CDS encoding MFS transporter, translating to MSHRWRLFSVLSFLYLLAYFYRVSMAVLAGDLSRDLALDAVQLGTLSGAFFYAFAITQLPLGPLLDRYGGKKIVLLTGLTTICGCILFARATDYPQALLGRILLGTGSASVLMGSLRVFTNWFDRREFGQVSGFIIAVGNIGNLAGTAPLALAAATAGWRTTFLVVAGIQAAALLLARVMVRERPCSTAQDGDLQTAPPVRLLSGLRQVLATPSYWLLSFLAFSWYANYMAVQGLWGGPYLVDAVGLSTEGAGRMLLATSLGFLVGCLCVGTVTERLFRSPRRTLLCGQLLLLACMSLFLGPAERLPIQLLAPLFFLMGIAVSSGVSIYAMIRESFPPAIIGSALTAVNFFILMGAATMQQLMGGVIGRYGKTAAGYPGAAYHAAFLLPVSLLALSILLFLRVRDPHPAAKANSAGL from the coding sequence ATGAGCCATCGCTGGCGCCTCTTCAGCGTTCTGTCGTTCCTCTATCTCCTGGCCTATTTCTACCGGGTTTCCATGGCGGTCCTGGCAGGCGATTTAAGCCGCGACCTCGCCCTGGACGCCGTTCAGCTCGGCACCCTTTCCGGGGCGTTCTTCTATGCCTTTGCCATCACCCAGCTGCCGCTCGGCCCCCTGCTCGACCGTTACGGCGGGAAAAAGATCGTCCTTCTGACCGGTCTGACAACGATCTGCGGCTGCATCCTCTTTGCGCGCGCCACGGACTATCCCCAGGCGCTCCTCGGCCGCATCCTGCTCGGCACCGGCTCTGCCAGCGTCCTGATGGGCTCTCTCAGGGTCTTCACCAACTGGTTCGATCGCCGGGAATTCGGCCAGGTCTCCGGATTCATCATCGCCGTGGGGAACATCGGCAATCTGGCCGGGACCGCACCCCTGGCCCTTGCAGCGGCAACCGCCGGCTGGCGCACCACCTTCCTGGTCGTGGCAGGCATCCAGGCCGCGGCCCTGCTGCTCGCCCGGGTAATGGTCAGGGAACGCCCCTGCAGCACCGCGCAAGACGGCGATCTGCAGACCGCTCCTCCGGTGCGCCTGTTGAGCGGCCTGCGCCAGGTCCTTGCCACCCCCTCCTACTGGCTCCTGTCGTTTCTTGCCTTTTCCTGGTATGCCAACTACATGGCGGTCCAGGGGCTCTGGGGAGGCCCTTACCTGGTGGACGCCGTCGGGCTCTCCACAGAAGGTGCGGGCCGGATGCTCCTGGCCACCTCGCTCGGCTTCCTGGTCGGCTGCCTCTGCGTGGGAACCGTCACAGAGCGGCTGTTCCGCTCCCCCCGCCGCACCCTGCTCTGCGGCCAACTGCTCCTCCTTGCCTGCATGTCGCTCTTCCTCGGCCCGGCCGAACGGCTCCCGATCCAGCTCCTGGCACCGCTCTTCTTCCTGATGGGGATTGCCGTCTCCAGCGGCGTCTCCATCTATGCCATGATCCGCGAAAGCTTTCCCCCCGCCATCATCGGCTCGGCCCTCACCGCCGTGAACTTTTTCATCCTCATGGGGGCCGCCACCATGCAACAGCTCATGGGGGGGGTAATCGGCCGCTACGGGAAAACAGCCGCCGGCTACCCCGGCGCGGCATACCATGCCGCTTTCCTGCTCCCCGTCTCCCTGCTGGCCCTGTCAATCCTGCTCTTTCTCCGGGTTCGCGACCCGCACCCCGCCGCGAAAGCGAATTCCGCTGGTCTTTGA
- a CDS encoding Do family serine endopeptidase produces MKRSRLLLGILLLATLCAACQKKESPTPFTESSRGSTDAPVKDVPKDLLTSQQAFMNVAKAVTPAVVNISAVTRKRVIQPQFEFSPFFDDFFGGGQPRPRYQRQSSLGSGFIINREGYIVTNSHVVKDAESIQIKLSNEKVYNAKVVGQDPKTDIAVIKVVGASDLPVAVLGDSDKLQVGQWAIAIGNPFGLDRTLTVGVISATGRSNMGIETYEDFIQTDASINPGNSGGPLLNVYGEVIGINTAIVAAGQGIGFAIPINMAKSVVTQLIKKGSVSRGWLGVSIQPVTDEIAQSFGLKKAKGALIADVMAGSPAAKAGLKQGDIITSFAGKEIKDARQLQMTVADTPTGQQVPIGIIRDGKPLTLSITTASTDSASAQNPRSTEPQSGWFGLTVEELPRSMRSAGLTGVVVTEVDPEGTAASSGIQRGDVIISVNQQRIANVAEYGKAIRNAEQRGSVALLVKRGDASIYFVLKLR; encoded by the coding sequence ATGAAACGAAGCCGTCTTCTGCTCGGCATACTGCTGCTCGCCACCCTCTGTGCCGCCTGCCAGAAAAAGGAATCCCCCACACCGTTCACCGAATCGTCCCGCGGCAGCACCGACGCCCCGGTAAAGGATGTCCCCAAGGATCTCCTCACCTCCCAGCAGGCATTCATGAATGTGGCAAAGGCAGTGACCCCGGCCGTTGTCAATATCTCAGCCGTCACCCGGAAGCGCGTGATCCAGCCGCAATTCGAATTCTCCCCGTTCTTTGACGATTTCTTCGGCGGAGGCCAGCCCCGTCCGCGCTACCAACGCCAAAGCAGCCTCGGCTCAGGGTTCATCATCAACCGCGAGGGGTACATCGTCACCAACAGCCATGTCGTGAAGGATGCAGAAAGCATCCAGATCAAACTCTCCAACGAGAAGGTCTACAATGCCAAGGTAGTCGGGCAAGACCCGAAGACCGATATCGCCGTCATCAAGGTTGTCGGCGCCAGCGATCTCCCCGTGGCCGTCCTGGGAGACTCGGACAAACTCCAGGTCGGCCAGTGGGCCATTGCCATCGGCAACCCCTTCGGCCTCGACCGGACCCTCACCGTGGGGGTCATCTCCGCCACCGGCCGCTCCAACATGGGGATAGAAACCTACGAGGATTTCATCCAGACCGATGCCTCCATCAATCCCGGCAACTCCGGAGGCCCGCTCCTCAACGTTTATGGTGAAGTGATCGGCATCAACACCGCCATCGTGGCGGCCGGGCAGGGGATCGGCTTTGCCATCCCCATCAATATGGCTAAAAGCGTCGTAACCCAGCTGATCAAAAAGGGAAGCGTCTCGCGCGGCTGGCTCGGCGTCTCCATCCAGCCGGTCACCGACGAGATCGCCCAGTCGTTCGGCCTGAAAAAGGCAAAGGGAGCGCTCATCGCCGACGTCATGGCCGGCAGTCCCGCAGCAAAAGCCGGGCTCAAGCAGGGAGACATCATCACCTCCTTTGCCGGCAAGGAGATCAAGGACGCCCGCCAACTGCAGATGACGGTAGCCGACACCCCCACGGGACAGCAGGTGCCGATCGGGATCATCCGCGACGGGAAACCGCTGACCCTCTCGATCACCACCGCCAGCACCGACAGCGCATCAGCACAAAATCCCCGCTCAACCGAACCGCAGTCGGGCTGGTTCGGCCTGACCGTGGAAGAGCTTCCCCGCTCCATGCGCTCGGCCGGACTCACGGGGGTGGTGGTCACCGAGGTCGATCCGGAGGGGACGGCCGCCAGTTCCGGCATCCAGCGGGGCGACGTGATCATCTCCGTCAACCAGCAGCGGATCGCTAACGTTGCCGAGTACGGCAAGGCGATCCGCAATGCCGAGCAGCGGGGTTCTGTGGCGCTTCTGGTCAAGCGGGGCGACGCCAGCATATACTTTGTCCTGAAATTGCGGTAA
- the elbB gene encoding isoprenoid biosynthesis glyoxalase ElbB — MKKKIGVVLSGCGVFDGSEIHEAVVTLLAIDRNGCEAICMAPDMELAEINHLSGQETGAKRNVLVESARIARGKIKDIKEVRGGDLDAVIFPGGFGAAKNLCNFAVKGADASIHPEVSRLLKEMVGAGKPIGAICIAPALVAAVLGREYAPQVTIGTDAGTSAAIRQTGSSHVDCPVTEFVVDKQHKIVSTPAYMLANNISEAAEGIEKAVKAVIGLM, encoded by the coding sequence ATGAAGAAAAAGATCGGCGTTGTCCTTTCGGGTTGCGGTGTGTTTGACGGGAGCGAAATCCACGAAGCTGTCGTCACGCTTCTGGCCATTGACCGCAACGGATGCGAGGCGATCTGCATGGCTCCGGATATGGAGCTGGCAGAGATCAACCATCTGAGCGGCCAGGAGACGGGGGCCAAACGGAATGTCCTGGTGGAGTCGGCCAGGATTGCCCGGGGCAAGATCAAAGACATCAAGGAGGTCAGAGGAGGCGACCTTGATGCGGTGATCTTCCCCGGCGGTTTTGGTGCTGCCAAGAATCTGTGCAATTTTGCGGTCAAGGGGGCTGATGCATCCATTCATCCCGAAGTGTCCCGTCTTCTGAAGGAGATGGTCGGGGCAGGGAAGCCCATCGGCGCCATCTGTATCGCCCCGGCCCTGGTAGCGGCGGTTCTGGGCAGGGAGTATGCGCCGCAGGTGACTATCGGTACCGATGCAGGGACGTCCGCTGCCATACGGCAGACCGGCAGCTCCCATGTGGACTGCCCGGTGACCGAGTTCGTGGTGGACAAGCAGCACAAGATCGTCTCCACGCCGGCATACATGCTGGCAAACAACATCTCGGAGGCCGCAGAAGGGATCGAGAAAGCGGTCAAGGCAGTCATTGGATTGATGTAA
- a CDS encoding PilZ domain-containing protein, with the protein MEGRRHKRLHVQVGCWIVGEDNIGFCCSSFDISDSGISICVEDPLPTGKNVTLQFYTPASAAALSIPAEVIWSRTEPDGAMGLRFVDISGEQMETLRELARQLQQREFRNNHHQR; encoded by the coding sequence ATGGAAGGACGCAGGCACAAGCGGCTGCATGTCCAGGTCGGGTGCTGGATAGTCGGGGAAGACAATATCGGTTTCTGCTGTTCCTCCTTCGATATCTCGGACAGCGGCATCTCCATCTGCGTCGAAGACCCGCTCCCCACCGGCAAGAACGTAACCCTCCAGTTTTATACCCCCGCTTCTGCCGCAGCCCTTTCCATCCCTGCCGAGGTAATCTGGAGCCGGACCGAACCCGATGGCGCCATGGGGCTCAGGTTCGTCGATATCTCCGGGGAGCAGATGGAAACCCTGCGGGAACTCGCCCGCCAGCTGCAACAACGTGAATTCCGCAACAATCACCACCAGAGGTAA
- a CDS encoding FAD-dependent thymidylate synthase produces the protein MQVTLLQHTPDPELTVALAARLCYSPVGIAELRERLSSDDIGTFLDKIMSLGHQSVLEHVSFTFGIEGISRTTSHQLVRHRLASYSQQSQRYVSHTKRFAAVIPPTVAERPELRELFELQLSKLHEAYAAMVEAGIPAEDARYILPNATETKIMMTMNARELLHFFALRCCERAQWEIRAMAVEMLKLVKQIAPTIFRDAGPGCLAGPCPEGSMTCGRLVEMRERFKGL, from the coding sequence ATGCAGGTTACGCTGTTGCAGCATACCCCCGATCCCGAGTTGACCGTTGCCCTGGCGGCGCGGCTGTGCTATTCACCTGTGGGCATTGCCGAGTTGCGGGAACGCCTGTCCAGCGACGATATCGGCACCTTCCTGGACAAGATCATGTCGCTCGGGCACCAGTCGGTGCTTGAGCATGTCTCCTTTACCTTCGGCATCGAGGGGATCTCCCGCACCACCAGCCATCAGCTGGTCCGGCATCGCCTGGCATCCTACTCCCAGCAGTCCCAGCGGTATGTGAGCCACACGAAGCGTTTTGCCGCTGTCATTCCGCCGACCGTTGCCGAGCGGCCGGAGTTGCGGGAACTGTTCGAGCTTCAGCTCAGCAAGCTGCATGAAGCGTATGCCGCCATGGTGGAGGCCGGCATCCCTGCCGAGGATGCACGCTACATCCTGCCCAATGCCACGGAAACCAAGATCATGATGACCATGAATGCCAGGGAACTCCTGCATTTCTTTGCCTTGCGTTGCTGCGAGCGGGCCCAGTGGGAGATCCGCGCCATGGCCGTGGAGATGCTCAAGCTGGTGAAACAGATTGCCCCGACGATTTTCAGGGATGCCGGCCCCGGTTGCCTGGCAGGCCC
- the pgeF gene encoding peptidoglycan editing factor PgeF: MEQKKAGKIHYLEPQLMTSAGMAAAGFTTRHEGVSRPPYNSLNLGLNTLDSSHSVQGNRSLLARAFGARTERLLTVAQVHGTDILVVDSPNEDVTHFLKLECDGIITNQAGIMIGIGVADCIPILLFDPVQRVAAALHAGWKGTANRIVPKGVEAMANQFGTNPADLIAAIGPGIGPCCYEVDEPVRAAFAQEPGVWAEAARETGKGKWRLDLALANQQQMAACGIAPARVETTQHCVSCTPELFFSYRRDGGDTGRQMGFIMLS; this comes from the coding sequence ATGGAACAGAAAAAGGCCGGCAAGATCCACTACCTGGAACCACAGCTCATGACCTCTGCCGGCATGGCTGCTGCAGGCTTCACGACGCGCCACGAAGGGGTTTCCCGCCCCCCCTACAACTCACTCAACCTGGGGCTGAACACCCTCGACTCCTCCCACAGTGTGCAGGGGAACCGCAGCCTGCTGGCGCGCGCCTTCGGGGCGCGCACCGAACGGCTTTTGACCGTAGCACAGGTCCACGGCACCGACATCCTGGTGGTGGACAGCCCGAACGAGGATGTCACCCATTTTCTCAAACTGGAGTGCGACGGCATCATCACCAACCAGGCCGGCATCATGATCGGCATCGGCGTGGCCGACTGCATCCCCATCCTGCTCTTCGACCCTGTACAGCGGGTGGCTGCAGCCCTGCATGCCGGGTGGAAGGGGACGGCGAACCGGATCGTCCCCAAGGGGGTAGAGGCAATGGCGAACCAGTTCGGCACGAACCCCGCTGACCTGATCGCCGCCATCGGCCCCGGCATCGGGCCGTGCTGCTACGAAGTGGACGAACCGGTCCGGGCGGCCTTTGCCCAGGAACCGGGGGTCTGGGCAGAAGCTGCCCGCGAAACCGGCAAGGGAAAGTGGCGGCTCGACCTTGCCCTTGCCAACCAGCAGCAGATGGCTGCCTGCGGCATCGCACCCGCACGGGTCGAGACGACCCAGCACTGCGTCTCCTGCACACCCGAGCTCTTCTTCTCCTACCGGCGCGACGGCGGCGATACGGGGCGCCAGATGGGCTTCATCATGCTTTCATGA
- a CDS encoding outer membrane beta-barrel protein, whose translation MRKFLTVSCLCVLVALAASQAQAQSIKGKLGVTGRIGFTIPADSDFGPYKIETDAGFIGGGGFIYGIDNNFAAEIDITNTSFGSEDPTGGNKGDFDVTNVALGGQYRFESSQANLTPYVGAGLDILLSDYDRVGYSVDTTVGAHATGGVDYFINRQVALNAEAKILVAPETDINGPGGKAGNFDPSSFTGTFGVRFFFN comes from the coding sequence ATGCGTAAATTCCTAACCGTTTCGTGTCTGTGTGTCCTGGTGGCCCTTGCTGCCAGCCAGGCGCAGGCGCAGAGCATCAAGGGCAAGCTGGGAGTCACTGGTCGGATCGGCTTCACTATCCCTGCTGACAGCGACTTTGGGCCGTACAAGATCGAGACCGATGCCGGTTTTATTGGCGGTGGCGGCTTCATCTATGGTATTGACAACAACTTTGCCGCAGAGATCGATATTACCAATACGAGTTTCGGTTCTGAAGACCCTACTGGCGGGAACAAAGGCGATTTCGATGTGACCAATGTCGCACTTGGCGGTCAGTATCGCTTTGAGAGTAGCCAGGCCAACCTGACCCCTTACGTCGGTGCCGGTCTCGATATTCTGCTGAGCGATTACGACCGGGTGGGGTACTCGGTTGATACCACCGTTGGCGCCCATGCCACGGGAGGGGTCGACTATTTCATCAATCGTCAGGTTGCCCTGAATGCCGAAGCGAAGATCCTCGTCGCTCCTGAGACCGATATCAACGGACCCGGAGGCAAGGCCGGGAATTTCGATCCCTCCAGTTTCACCGGGACGTTTGGGGTTCGGTTCTTTTTCAACTAG
- a CDS encoding transcription termination factor Rho codes for MNLQELKGKKINELTTIAKNLNIEGASSLRKQDLIFAILNAQTEKNGMIFGEGVLETLPDGFGFLRSPDYNYLPGPDDIYVSPSQIRRFNLQTGDTVSGQIRPPKEGERYFALLKVETVNFESPDVARDKILFDNLTPLYPNEKLKLETQPDNMSMRVMELVAPIGKGQRGLIVAPPRTGKTMLIQNIANSIAENHPEVYLIVLLIDERPEEVTDMQRSVRGEVVSSTFDEPASRHIQVAEMVIEKAKRLVEHKRDVVILLDSITRLARAYNTVLPPSGKILTGGVDSNALHKPKRFFGAARNIEEGGSLTIIASALIDTGSKMDEVIFEEFKGTGNMEVHLDRKLVEKRVFPAIDINKSGTRKEELLIERASLNRIWILRKVLHPMNVVDSMEFLSEKLSETKSNQAFLDAMSR; via the coding sequence ATGAACCTTCAGGAACTTAAGGGTAAAAAGATCAACGAACTTACCACGATTGCCAAGAACCTCAATATAGAGGGGGCATCAAGCCTGCGCAAGCAGGACCTGATCTTTGCCATTCTCAACGCCCAGACCGAGAAAAACGGCATGATCTTCGGAGAAGGGGTGCTGGAGACCCTTCCCGATGGATTCGGTTTTCTCCGTTCCCCTGATTACAATTATCTTCCCGGCCCCGACGATATCTATGTCAGCCCGAGCCAGATCCGCCGCTTCAACCTGCAGACCGGCGATACAGTTTCCGGCCAGATCCGCCCTCCCAAGGAAGGGGAGCGTTACTTTGCCCTTCTCAAGGTGGAGACCGTCAACTTCGAGTCGCCCGACGTGGCCCGCGACAAGATCCTCTTCGACAACCTGACCCCCCTCTATCCCAACGAGAAGTTGAAGCTGGAGACCCAGCCGGATAACATGTCCATGCGGGTCATGGAGCTGGTGGCCCCCATCGGCAAGGGGCAACGCGGGCTCATCGTTGCTCCTCCCCGTACTGGCAAGACCATGCTGATCCAGAACATCGCCAATTCCATCGCCGAGAATCATCCCGAAGTTTACCTGATCGTCCTGCTCATCGACGAGCGGCCGGAAGAGGTTACCGACATGCAGCGTTCGGTTCGCGGTGAAGTGGTTTCATCCACCTTTGACGAGCCGGCATCGCGTCACATCCAGGTTGCCGAGATGGTCATCGAAAAGGCCAAGCGCCTGGTGGAGCACAAGCGGGACGTGGTCATCCTCCTCGACTCTATCACCCGCCTGGCGCGTGCCTACAACACCGTGCTGCCGCCATCCGGCAAGATCCTGACCGGCGGTGTCGATTCCAATGCCTTGCATAAGCCGAAGCGCTTCTTCGGCGCTGCGCGCAATATCGAGGAGGGGGGCTCCCTCACCATCATCGCCTCGGCCCTGATCGACACCGGGAGCAAGATGGACGAGGTTATCTTCGAGGAATTCAAGGGAACCGGCAACATGGAGGTCCATCTGGACCGCAAGCTGGTGGAAAAGCGGGTCTTTCCTGCAATCGATATCAACAAGTCGGGGACGCGCAAGGAAGAGCTTCTCATCGAGCGGGCATCGCTCAACCGGATCTGGATTCTGCGTAAGGTTCTGCACCCGATGAATGTGGTGGACAGCATGGAATTCCTCAGTGAAAAACTCTCCGAAACCAAGTCAAACCAGGCATTTCTGGACGCCATGAGCAGGTGA
- the rpmE gene encoding 50S ribosomal protein L31: MKEGIHPKYAEVTVKCLCGNSFQTRSTRSEISTEICSACHPFFTGKQKLVDTAGRVERFKKRYGM, from the coding sequence ATGAAAGAAGGAATCCATCCCAAGTACGCGGAAGTCACGGTGAAGTGTCTGTGCGGCAACAGCTTCCAGACCCGCTCGACCAGGAGCGAAATATCGACTGAAATCTGTTCTGCCTGCCACCCGTTTTTTACCGGCAAGCAGAAGCTGGTCGACACTGCAGGCCGCGTGGAGCGTTTCAAAAAGCGTTACGGAATGTAA